A part of Rattus norvegicus strain BN/NHsdMcwi chromosome 4, GRCr8, whole genome shotgun sequence genomic DNA contains:
- the LOC134486534 gene encoding uncharacterized protein LOC134486534 gives MVAAIAVLIKDAGKLTLGQPLTILAPHAVEALVKQPPDRWLSNSHMTHYQALLLDAEQVQFGPVVALNPATLLPLPEEAKQHDCLQILTEVHRTRPDLSDQPLQNADHTWYTDGNSFLAEGERKAGAVVTTEDKVIWAKALPAGTSAQRAELIALTQALKMAKGKRLNIYTDSRYAFATAHIHREIYRRRGLLTSEGKDIKNKAEILALLEALFLPKRLSIMYCPGHQKGHNPEARGNRLADATAREVAMSKQILPLNSPDQPTPPPVGQTSWVYAHEDIELLEKMGAIYHPQLKQWVYKGKTVMPIKMTFELISFLHKLTHLGFKKMKTLLDREEINLCFLNRDKAIQKVTESYKVCAQVNPGRTRIGQGVRPRGHRPDIHWEIDFTEIKPGIYGYKYLLVFVDTFSGCVEAFPTKHKTTKMVTKKLLEEIFPRYDMPQALGSDNGPAFVSQVSQLVAKLLGIDWKLHCAYRPQSSGQVERMNRTIKETLSKLTLTTGSKDWVALLPLVLYRARNTPGPHGLTPFEIIYGTPPPFVHFFDSNIADFADSPSLRAHLQALQIVQRDVWRPLAAAYQDKLEHPVVPHLFQIRDTVWVHRHQTKNLEPR, from the coding sequence atggtggctgctattgctgtcctgatcaaggacgctggaaaattgactttgggacagccactcaccatcctagcaccccacgcagtggaggccttggtaaaacagcccccagaccgctggctctctaattcccacatgacccactaccaagccttgttactggatgcagaacaggttcagtttggacccgtagtcgccctcaatcctgccaccttgcttcccctaccagaggaggcaaaacagcatgactgcctacaaatcctcacagaagtacatagaaccaggccggacctatcggaccagcctcttcagaatgctgaccacacatggtacacggatggcaacagcttcttggcagagggagagcgaaaggctggagctgtggtcactacggaggacaaagtgatttgggcgaaagccctgcctgctggtacctccgcacaacgggctgaactcatcgccttgactcaggcgctcaagatggcaaaaggtaagaggctaaatatatatacagacagccgttatgcctttgccacggcacacatccacagggagatctaccggaggcgggggctgctcacatctgagggtaaagatattaaaaataaggctgaaattctggccctcttagaagccctattcttgcccaaaagactgagtattatgtattgtccaggacaccagaaggggcacaacccagaggcacgaggaaaccggctggctgatgccacggcgcgagaagtggccatgagcaaacaaatcttgcccttaaatagcccagaccaacccacgcccccaccagtgggacaaaccagttgggtttatgcccatgaggacatagagctcctagaaaaaatgggggccatctaccaccctcaactaaaacagtgggtctacaaaggaaagacagttatgccaataaaaatgacttttgaattgatctcttTTTTAcacaaattaacccatttggggtttaagaagatgaaaaccttactagatcgggaagagataaatctgtgttttttgaatcgggacaaagcgatacaaaaggtgactgagagttacaaagtgtgcgctcaggttaacccgggaaggaccaggattggacaaggagttcgtcctaggggacaccgtcccgacatccattgggaaattgattttactgaaattaaaccaggtatatatggatacaagtatctcctagtgtttgtagacaccttctcaggatgtgtcgaagccttccccacaaaacacaagactacaaaaatggtcaccaagaagctcctcgaggaaatctttcccaggtatgacatgcctcaagcgttggggtcggacaacgggcccgctttcgtctcccaagtaagtcagttggtggccaaattgctggggattgattggaaattacattgtgcctatagaccccagagttcaggtcaggtagaacgcatgaatagaacaattaaggagactttatccaaacttacgcttacaactggctcaaaggattgggtggccctccttcccctagttctatatcgggcccggaataccccgggcccccatggtctaactccttttgaaataatatatggaacaccacccccatttgtccatttctttgattcaaacattgctgattttgctgacagcccttctctgagggcccatttacaggccctacagattgtacagagagacgtctggagacctttggccgctgcttaccaggacaagcttgagcatccggtggtgccacacctgttccagattagagacaccgtgtgggtgcacagacaccagaccaagaatcttgAGCCACGGtag